Proteins from a single region of Chloroherpeton thalassium ATCC 35110:
- the mraY gene encoding phospho-N-acetylmuramoyl-pentapeptide-transferase: MLYYLLSYVREIYDPPGLGVINYITFRAGAAAVTALIIILVFGPKIIRFLRDKVIEPIKEEAPEEHRKKVNIPTMGGLMIILAIEVSGLLWAKIAEPFVWMVLLAIIWMGAVGFVDDYRKVVLKIKGGLSGRYKIVGQVALGLIIGGYTFFDPTLSVLLSKTTVPFIKEITVDYGIWYIPLAIFIVTAVSNAVNLTDGLDGLAAGSTAISVFSLAGFAYLTGNVKFAEYLNITYIPGAGEVTILSMAIVAACIGFLWFNSNPAEVFMGDTGSLALGSAVAVIALLIKKELLLPLIAGIFFIETLSVIIQRGYFKYTKRRDGEGKRIFRMAPLHHHFQKKGWAEQKIVIRFWIIEVLLVLTSLLTLKLR; encoded by the coding sequence ATGCTTTATTACCTGCTCAGCTATGTTCGTGAAATTTATGATCCACCGGGGTTGGGTGTCATTAACTACATTACCTTTCGGGCAGGCGCAGCGGCAGTCACCGCATTGATCATTATTTTAGTTTTTGGACCAAAAATCATCCGTTTTTTGCGCGATAAGGTCATCGAGCCGATTAAAGAGGAAGCGCCGGAAGAACATCGCAAAAAGGTAAACATTCCCACGATGGGCGGCTTGATGATTATTCTGGCCATTGAAGTTTCTGGATTGCTCTGGGCAAAAATCGCCGAACCGTTTGTCTGGATGGTGCTTTTGGCGATTATTTGGATGGGCGCTGTTGGTTTTGTAGATGACTATCGGAAAGTGGTTTTGAAAATCAAAGGTGGCCTTTCTGGACGCTACAAAATCGTGGGACAAGTCGCGCTCGGCTTGATTATCGGCGGCTACACCTTTTTTGACCCAACGCTCTCTGTGCTGCTTTCAAAAACCACTGTTCCATTCATCAAAGAGATCACGGTCGATTATGGAATTTGGTACATTCCGCTCGCCATTTTTATCGTCACTGCCGTGTCAAATGCTGTGAACTTAACCGATGGCTTGGATGGCCTTGCCGCAGGAAGCACCGCCATTTCGGTTTTTTCACTCGCCGGCTTCGCCTACCTGACGGGAAACGTCAAATTCGCTGAATACTTAAACATTACTTACATCCCAGGCGCGGGAGAAGTCACGATTCTTAGCATGGCAATTGTTGCCGCCTGCATTGGGTTTTTGTGGTTCAACTCCAATCCGGCGGAAGTTTTCATGGGCGATACGGGCTCGTTGGCACTTGGAAGTGCCGTTGCTGTGATTGCGTTGCTCATCAAAAAAGAATTGCTGTTGCCGTTAATCGCAGGCATTTTTTTCATTGAAACACTCTCGGTCATTATCCAGCGCGGTTACTTCAAATACACCAAACGGCGCGATGGCGAAGGAAAACGCATTTTTCGAATGGCGCCGCTTCATCATCATTTTCAGAAAAAAGGATGGGCTGAGCAAAAAATTGTGATTCGCTTTTGGATTATCGAAGTGCTGCTGGTTTTGACCAGTTTACTAACCCTGAAACTGCGCTAA
- a CDS encoding penicillin-binding transpeptidase domain-containing protein, protein MPKQQIKRKQSEQKRETQANRENEQNLRMYLVLAGMLIFVATIISKLAFVQIINASEYREKAKRQYETIMPLKAKRGIIYDRNLRRLATSLTVVSFAADPKLIENKQAIADSLSLVFNKSAKYYFQRLNEKKRFVWLERNVSIDVAWKLISMDLTGIIVRKEQNRYYENLASQVIGFTNTDNQGISGIELNYDSVLCGKDGSIFMQRTGDGMVFPAVDKPLIDPIDGNSLQLTLDMNIQAIVESELKNGIRKAGAQAAIAIVMDVKTGEILAMANEPDFDMNAKSTYESTRVRNRAITDAYEPGSTFKIVMLSAATELGLYNPNDIVFGENGQYRIQGRTIYDHEKLGKITFAEAITHSSNIVAAKVALQIGEEAFYKYARDFGFGEKTGIDLLGEIPGQLKPREEWSKISLPWMAHGYEVLVTPLQIISAYAAVANDGILMRPFVIKREISQDGEVVNETEPIKIRRVMQAETAQKVRRYFRGVVDSGTGVPAQINGLEVGGKTGTAQRYVDGSYRRGSYVATFVGFFPVEKPEIAMLVMMINPTNGYYGSTVAAPVFSNIGRRVVATSEDIRSRMLASGESISDERHFLDSVQSVVVPNVCGLTPEEAKELLRVHKLDFSRENEQEGLVVWQGVAPGARASVWSKVPLRYSADSEHEYTMPKLIGLRADRAIALAGQMGMRIKIRGKGSRVVAQYPNSGATVDKSTECILRMSN, encoded by the coding sequence ATGCCGAAGCAACAGATAAAACGCAAGCAGAGCGAACAAAAACGAGAGACTCAGGCTAACCGAGAAAATGAACAAAACCTGCGAATGTATTTGGTGCTTGCGGGGATGCTTATATTTGTTGCTACGATCATTTCTAAATTGGCTTTTGTGCAAATTATCAACGCCTCCGAATACCGCGAAAAAGCCAAACGCCAATACGAAACCATCATGCCGCTCAAAGCCAAACGCGGCATTATCTACGACCGCAACCTGCGCCGACTGGCAACCAGCCTCACGGTTGTATCGTTCGCTGCCGACCCAAAGCTCATTGAAAACAAACAAGCCATTGCAGATTCGCTTTCTCTGGTTTTTAATAAATCGGCGAAATACTATTTCCAACGGCTTAATGAAAAAAAACGCTTTGTTTGGCTCGAACGAAATGTATCCATTGATGTCGCTTGGAAGCTGATTAGCATGGATCTGACCGGCATTATTGTCCGAAAAGAGCAAAACCGATACTATGAAAATTTAGCATCTCAAGTTATTGGATTTACCAATACCGACAACCAAGGAATTAGCGGGATTGAGCTCAACTACGACAGCGTGCTTTGCGGCAAAGATGGCTCTATTTTTATGCAGCGTACCGGCGATGGCATGGTTTTTCCAGCAGTCGACAAGCCGCTTATCGATCCCATCGATGGCAATAGCCTTCAGCTGACGCTCGACATGAACATTCAGGCCATCGTGGAAAGCGAGCTGAAAAACGGGATAAGAAAAGCGGGCGCTCAAGCCGCCATTGCCATTGTTATGGACGTGAAAACCGGTGAAATTTTAGCCATGGCAAATGAGCCGGATTTCGACATGAACGCAAAATCGACTTACGAAAGCACTCGTGTTCGAAATCGTGCGATCACAGATGCGTATGAGCCCGGCTCAACCTTCAAGATTGTGATGCTCAGCGCAGCAACCGAGCTGGGATTGTATAACCCAAACGACATCGTTTTTGGCGAAAATGGCCAGTATCGCATTCAAGGCCGCACAATTTATGACCACGAAAAGCTTGGAAAAATCACCTTCGCAGAAGCCATTACCCATTCGAGCAACATTGTTGCAGCCAAAGTAGCACTTCAAATTGGAGAAGAAGCGTTTTATAAATATGCTCGCGATTTTGGATTTGGCGAAAAAACCGGTATCGATCTGCTGGGTGAAATTCCCGGCCAGTTAAAACCGCGCGAAGAATGGTCAAAAATTTCACTGCCATGGATGGCTCACGGCTATGAAGTTCTGGTCACGCCGCTGCAAATTATTTCAGCTTATGCGGCAGTTGCAAACGATGGAATTTTGATGAGGCCATTTGTTATCAAGCGCGAGATTTCGCAGGATGGCGAGGTTGTCAATGAAACCGAGCCCATTAAGATTCGCCGGGTCATGCAGGCAGAAACCGCGCAAAAAGTTCGGCGCTATTTTAGAGGCGTTGTGGATAGTGGCACGGGCGTTCCAGCACAAATTAACGGGCTGGAAGTTGGCGGAAAAACCGGCACCGCGCAGCGCTATGTAGACGGTTCATACCGGCGCGGCAGCTATGTGGCTACTTTTGTAGGGTTTTTTCCCGTTGAAAAGCCGGAAATTGCCATGCTGGTGATGATGATTAACCCAACAAATGGCTATTATGGCAGTACGGTTGCCGCGCCCGTTTTTTCAAATATTGGTCGCCGCGTGGTGGCGACATCGGAGGACATTCGATCGCGAATGCTGGCTTCTGGGGAAAGCATTTCGGACGAACGCCATTTCCTCGATAGTGTCCAAAGCGTTGTGGTGCCAAATGTTTGCGGCCTTACGCCTGAAGAAGCCAAAGAACTTTTGCGCGTTCATAAGCTTGACTTTTCCCGAGAAAATGAGCAGGAAGGCCTTGTGGTTTGGCAAGGCGTGGCGCCAGGCGCGCGCGCCAGTGTTTGGTCAAAAGTGCCGCTTCGGTATTCTGCAGACAGCGAGCATGAGTACACCATGCCAAAATTAATCGGTCTTCGTGCCGACCGAGCCATTGCGCTGGCAGGGCAAATGGGCATGAGAATTAAAATTCGTGGCAAAGGCAGCCGCGTGGTTGCACAATATCCAAATTCGGGCGCGACTGTGGATAAAAGCACGGAGTGCATCCTTAGAATGAGCAATTAA
- a CDS encoding NYN domain-containing protein, whose protein sequence is MKTLLLVDGYNLAHKLGVKVSSEKLHAIRQQVEALVIAYCAAGRRQATIVYDGLGTLGSVEKISGLEIEFTPSGTTADSRIKAMIDDTRAKSRLLVVSSDHSIRHYAKVSGVKSIASEDFLREMAVGQAGKKARAIKGNAKHKKGNSTSEKPQSISEDELDAWLKLFGK, encoded by the coding sequence ATGAAAACATTGCTGCTTGTTGATGGGTACAACCTTGCGCACAAGCTTGGGGTGAAAGTCTCATCTGAAAAGCTTCATGCCATCCGGCAGCAAGTCGAAGCGTTGGTGATCGCTTATTGTGCTGCGGGAAGGCGGCAAGCGACGATCGTGTATGATGGGCTTGGAACACTTGGTAGTGTGGAGAAAATCAGCGGGTTGGAAATAGAATTTACGCCATCGGGCACAACCGCAGATAGTCGGATCAAAGCCATGATTGATGACACGCGAGCCAAGTCACGTTTACTGGTGGTCAGTTCAGATCATAGTATTCGCCACTACGCAAAAGTTTCAGGCGTAAAAAGCATTGCATCGGAGGATTTTTTGCGCGAAATGGCAGTTGGGCAGGCGGGCAAAAAGGCGCGCGCTATCAAAGGCAATGCGAAACACAAAAAAGGCAACTCAACATCTGAAAAGCCTCAATCCATTTCGGAGGATGAACTGGATGCTTGGTTGAAGCTATTCGGCAAATAA
- the murD gene encoding UDP-N-acetylmuramoyl-L-alanine--D-glutamate ligase yields the protein MTHEEIKGKRCAIIGGKRSGIAAAKLLSRAGAYVFLSEKSVPENQATLESDLRAHGIECEFGQHSEEVFDADFAIISPGVPSSAPVIKQLERAQVPVYSEIELASWFCKAKIIAITGTDGKTTVTTLTKKIFEADGNENGYHAYALGNIGQPFSDTVESLSENDVAVIEISSFQLEHCTSFRPNVTVITNITPDHLDRYDGNIQKYAAAKYRIYQNQTASDWLIYNDDNEILHQHFTDPERRASLPMKLVALSLEKNLGDEYEHCAYKENGRLVLKLTNEKEWLIEENQISTKQFRGQHNIYNALTAAAAASALGIDKKFIEKSILSFEGVEHRLEFVRAVNQVDYINDSKATTVNALWYALDTVTPKIVLIAGGRDKGNDYTKVFSFVKEKVRAVVAIGESQEKVVQAFGNLTKVMKAFSLDEAVRLASQEAEAGDTVLLSPACASFDMFSNFETRGKLFKEAVMNL from the coding sequence ATGACTCACGAGGAAATTAAAGGCAAGCGCTGTGCCATTATTGGGGGAAAGCGTAGCGGCATAGCAGCGGCCAAACTGCTTAGCAGAGCTGGCGCGTATGTTTTTTTGAGCGAAAAAAGCGTGCCCGAAAACCAAGCAACACTTGAGAGCGATTTGCGCGCGCATGGAATCGAGTGCGAATTTGGCCAACATAGCGAGGAAGTCTTCGATGCGGATTTTGCCATCATTAGTCCGGGCGTGCCGTCAAGCGCACCGGTCATTAAACAGCTCGAACGAGCGCAAGTTCCCGTTTATAGCGAAATTGAATTGGCCAGTTGGTTTTGCAAAGCCAAAATCATCGCGATTACCGGAACAGATGGAAAAACAACCGTGACCACACTCACAAAGAAAATCTTTGAAGCTGATGGAAATGAAAATGGCTACCACGCCTATGCGCTTGGCAATATCGGGCAGCCGTTTTCAGATACAGTCGAATCGCTTTCGGAAAACGATGTGGCTGTGATTGAAATTAGCAGTTTTCAACTTGAGCATTGCACAAGTTTCCGGCCAAATGTGACGGTGATTACCAACATCACGCCGGATCATCTTGATCGCTACGACGGCAATATTCAGAAATACGCCGCTGCCAAATATAGAATTTATCAAAATCAAACGGCTTCGGATTGGCTCATCTACAACGATGATAATGAGATTTTACATCAGCATTTCACAGATCCTGAGCGTAGAGCGTCGTTGCCGATGAAACTTGTTGCGCTTAGCTTAGAGAAAAATCTCGGCGACGAATACGAGCACTGCGCTTACAAAGAAAACGGTAGGCTTGTTCTGAAACTCACTAACGAAAAAGAATGGCTCATAGAAGAGAATCAGATTTCAACCAAGCAATTTCGTGGCCAACACAATATCTATAATGCGCTCACAGCGGCAGCGGCGGCCAGTGCGCTCGGCATCGATAAAAAATTTATTGAAAAAAGCATTCTTTCATTTGAAGGAGTTGAGCATCGATTAGAATTTGTGAGAGCAGTCAATCAAGTAGATTATATCAACGATTCCAAGGCGACCACAGTAAACGCTCTCTGGTATGCGCTGGATACGGTTACGCCAAAAATTGTTTTGATTGCAGGTGGAAGAGATAAGGGAAATGATTACACAAAAGTGTTTTCATTCGTAAAGGAAAAAGTGCGTGCGGTGGTGGCCATTGGCGAATCCCAAGAAAAAGTTGTCCAAGCTTTTGGCAACCTAACAAAGGTGATGAAAGCGTTTTCGCTTGACGAAGCTGTAAGGTTAGCCAGTCAAGAAGCGGAAGCGGGCGATACGGTTCTGCTTTCTCCAGCCTGCGCCAGCTTCGACATGTTCTCAAATTTTGAGACGCGCGGCAAATTGTTCAAAGAGGCTGTTATGAATTTGTAA
- the rsmH gene encoding 16S rRNA (cytosine(1402)-N(4))-methyltransferase RsmH, with the protein MSDFYHKPVLLEESVHWLVSESGMYIDATLGGAGHSKEILHRLETQHLLSNSLLIGIDRDANAIRAATTRLATYAAHAHILRGRFADLKLLLETNGLLDSGNHPIRGILLDLGISSHQIDAPARGFSFQQSGPLDMRMSDTAQLTAAEVVNHYDERSLSKIFFDYGEEREAKWIARKIVEARKQTPLETTAALALLIRQNLNRKSPVEQTKTLARIFQAIRIEVNGELDELKAVLQAAHEVLSEKGRLVVISYHSLEDRIVKQFFNECASEDWGPKGVVLDVPIKTATMKILTKKPVLASEEEIQENSRARSAKLRVAEKI; encoded by the coding sequence ATGTCAGATTTTTACCATAAGCCGGTTTTGCTTGAAGAATCGGTTCACTGGCTTGTTTCTGAAAGCGGCATGTATATCGACGCGACGCTCGGCGGCGCGGGACATTCGAAAGAAATTCTGCACCGTTTGGAAACGCAGCATCTTTTAAGCAATTCTCTGCTGATTGGAATTGATAGGGATGCCAATGCGATTCGAGCGGCAACAACACGCCTTGCAACCTACGCTGCGCATGCTCATATTTTAAGGGGGCGATTTGCCGATTTGAAATTGCTGTTAGAAACAAACGGGCTGTTAGATTCTGGTAATCATCCCATTCGTGGCATTTTGCTCGATTTGGGCATTTCTTCCCACCAGATCGATGCGCCGGCGCGCGGCTTCAGTTTTCAACAATCAGGCCCGCTGGATATGCGCATGTCCGACACGGCGCAGCTGACGGCGGCGGAAGTCGTCAATCACTACGACGAACGCTCGCTTTCAAAGATTTTTTTCGATTATGGTGAAGAACGCGAAGCAAAGTGGATTGCTCGCAAAATTGTGGAAGCTCGCAAGCAAACTCCGCTGGAAACAACGGCAGCACTTGCGCTACTGATTCGGCAAAATTTAAACCGAAAAAGCCCGGTCGAACAGACCAAAACGCTTGCCAGAATTTTTCAGGCGATCCGTATCGAAGTAAATGGCGAATTAGATGAACTAAAAGCCGTGCTTCAAGCCGCTCACGAAGTGCTTAGCGAAAAAGGGCGGTTGGTTGTCATTAGCTATCACTCGCTTGAAGATCGAATCGTTAAGCAATTTTTCAATGAATGTGCATCAGAAGATTGGGGACCAAAAGGCGTTGTTTTAGATGTACCGATTAAAACGGCCACGATGAAAATTTTGACCAAAAAACCTGTCTTGGCCTCAGAAGAGGAAATTCAGGAAAATTCACGCGCTCGCAGCGCCAAGTTGCGAGTTGCTGAAAAAATTTAA
- a CDS encoding HAD family hydrolase yields MRSYRAILFSLDSLTETKVEGVRIDTVFSEIPENVSTYLSKCLLPDQIVTLLNNVVRVYNACIELATYRQFPAPPLLGIAELAVSQMMMRPAMPEEIQEVVKNVAAPFRIEFSKEVLTFLHVLHRSGFIMGMVGNLPLPLIAISEKLEAAGVLRYFETIILSSDCGMLKPDEKIFKMAIESLDCREKDVLIVSSNLERDLMPLRHINTQKVYFNSRKKLSKTLKGVQSISSIQELRNIV; encoded by the coding sequence ATGCGAAGTTATCGCGCAATCTTATTCAGTCTGGACAGCCTGACCGAAACCAAAGTTGAAGGCGTACGCATTGACACCGTTTTTTCTGAAATTCCAGAAAACGTGAGCACGTATTTAAGCAAGTGCTTGCTTCCTGACCAAATTGTCACTCTGCTGAACAATGTGGTGCGCGTTTATAATGCGTGCATTGAGCTTGCCACCTATCGCCAGTTTCCAGCGCCACCGTTGCTTGGCATTGCTGAATTGGCCGTCTCGCAAATGATGATGCGCCCTGCAATGCCGGAAGAAATTCAAGAAGTTGTTAAAAATGTTGCAGCGCCATTTCGAATCGAGTTTTCCAAAGAGGTCTTAACCTTTCTTCATGTGCTTCATCGCAGTGGTTTCATCATGGGAATGGTTGGCAATTTGCCCTTGCCGCTCATTGCCATTTCCGAAAAATTGGAAGCTGCCGGTGTGTTGCGTTATTTTGAAACGATTATTCTTTCAAGTGACTGCGGCATGTTGAAGCCCGATGAAAAGATTTTCAAAATGGCGATCGAATCGTTGGATTGCCGCGAAAAAGATGTGCTAATTGTCAGCTCAAATCTTGAGCGCGATTTAATGCCGCTTCGTCACATTAATACCCAAAAAGTGTATTTTAACAGCCGAAAAAAGCTTTCGAAAACCTTAAAAGGCGTGCAATCGATTTCTTCCATCCAGGAATTGAGAAATATTGTTTAG
- a CDS encoding UDP-N-acetylmuramoyl-tripeptide--D-alanyl-D-alanine ligase, translating to MAQLSLNDLEEIGTLFGQKERVANGVHHPVAAIDSRKISGGEIFFALKGEHTDGHAFVQTAFENGAALAVVSTEWFENTRQAQPNAHFFTENLFLSVQDPLVALQKLANRYRKKFPIPIVTIAGSNGKTTTKEMTAAVLGTTFRVVATEGNFNNHIGVPLTLFRLRDDTEIAVVEMGINHHGEMNELCQIAEPTHGLITNIGHEHCEFLGTPEEIAMAEGELYRYLSRTGGSGFVNADDGLASQTAGELNLQTLYGIEQPNLGLNIWAKEVQLNQQGCASFKICTPKQALTLNLQISGRHNVYNALAAAAIGLNFGAKLESVKLALEHFVPKSGSKRMERICAAGLTILNDSYNANPESMRSALGTLASLICDGKKIVLLGDMLELGSVSETEHRKLGEFIEAAGIDLFFGFGNAMKWTCQEAPNKCKGHFNTKSEMVQALKEVAAPGDALLFKGSRGMKMEEVLEALLASIQ from the coding sequence ATGGCACAGTTAAGCCTAAACGACCTCGAAGAAATCGGGACGCTTTTTGGCCAAAAAGAGCGCGTTGCCAACGGCGTGCATCATCCCGTTGCGGCAATTGACTCAAGAAAAATTTCAGGCGGCGAAATATTTTTTGCCCTTAAAGGCGAGCATACCGATGGACACGCTTTTGTCCAAACTGCTTTTGAAAATGGCGCCGCACTTGCCGTTGTCAGCACCGAATGGTTTGAAAATACCCGTCAGGCGCAGCCAAACGCGCATTTTTTCACCGAAAATCTCTTTCTCTCCGTTCAAGATCCGCTGGTTGCCTTGCAAAAATTAGCCAATCGCTACCGAAAAAAATTTCCAATTCCAATTGTGACGATTGCCGGCAGCAACGGCAAAACCACCACAAAGGAAATGACGGCTGCCGTTTTGGGCACAACCTTTCGTGTGGTTGCGACGGAAGGAAATTTTAACAACCACATTGGCGTGCCGCTCACGCTGTTTCGCCTGCGCGACGATACCGAAATTGCCGTTGTGGAAATGGGCATCAACCATCACGGCGAAATGAACGAGCTCTGCCAAATTGCCGAACCGACGCATGGCCTGATTACAAACATCGGACATGAGCACTGCGAATTTCTTGGGACGCCAGAAGAAATTGCTATGGCAGAAGGCGAATTGTATCGCTATTTGAGCCGGACGGGCGGCAGCGGCTTTGTGAATGCCGACGACGGCTTGGCGTCGCAAACTGCAGGCGAATTAAATTTGCAAACACTCTATGGCATTGAACAGCCCAATCTTGGGTTGAATATTTGGGCAAAAGAAGTTCAGCTCAACCAGCAAGGTTGCGCTTCATTTAAAATTTGCACGCCCAAGCAAGCGCTAACACTCAACCTTCAGATTAGTGGTCGCCACAATGTTTATAACGCGCTGGCGGCAGCGGCGATTGGCTTGAACTTTGGCGCAAAACTGGAGTCCGTTAAATTGGCATTAGAGCATTTTGTTCCAAAAAGCGGCTCAAAACGCATGGAACGAATTTGCGCGGCTGGATTGACCATTCTAAATGACTCATATAACGCCAATCCCGAATCGATGCGCTCGGCGCTTGGCACGCTAGCCAGCCTCATTTGCGACGGCAAGAAAATCGTGCTGCTTGGCGATATGCTTGAGCTTGGCTCCGTTTCGGAAACCGAGCATCGCAAGCTGGGCGAATTTATCGAGGCGGCTGGAATTGATCTCTTTTTCGGATTTGGCAACGCCATGAAATGGACTTGCCAGGAAGCGCCCAACAAGTGCAAAGGCCATTTTAACACGAAATCGGAAATGGTTCAGGCGCTCAAAGAAGTTGCAGCGCCTGGTGATGCGCTGCTTTTTAAAGGCTCACGCGGCATGAAAATGGAAGAAGTTCTTGAAGCACTTTTGGCCTCAATTCAATAA
- a CDS encoding UDP-N-acetylmuramoyl-L-alanyl-D-glutamate--2,6-diaminopimelate ligase, whose amino-acid sequence MRLKDLINSIELVEIAGELHEDTPVGSICFDSRKVGPNAVFVAIRGFNTDGHQYINQAVEADAMAIVCEEIPKSWSSHQLFLKVWDSREALAKIAKRFYENASDELKVIGVTGTNGKTTTTGMIKCILDANEIKTGLIGTTGYIIGNQLYELDRTTPDALELHQLFHKMLEAGCRAVVMEVSSHALALKRTAGIRFDIAVFTNLTHDHLDFHGSMTAYADAKKLLFDNLSESAFAVINADDDYAEKMVKDCKANIVRCGVINAREKELENPIIDVMAKVFSYTINGTSAIIADDKNSMMHQFRTLGKFNMYNTVEAYAAGLAFGFDRIHIIRGLMKCPPVRGRMQQVWSKDHRCAIVDYSHTPDALENALQTICLVKPENGRIITLFGCGGDRDKEKRPLMGKIAEDNSDIIIITSDNPRSEDPEKILDDIQAGIHKQNNFYRIVDRETAIRKAITLLTRGDVALIAGKGHETYQEIAGKKFHFDDKEIIESVFREQEGLI is encoded by the coding sequence ATGCGGCTCAAAGATTTGATAAACAGCATTGAATTGGTAGAAATAGCCGGCGAACTTCATGAAGACACTCCTGTGGGTTCAATCTGTTTCGACTCAAGAAAAGTAGGGCCGAATGCTGTATTTGTCGCCATTCGCGGGTTCAACACAGACGGGCATCAATATATCAACCAAGCGGTCGAGGCTGACGCCATGGCTATTGTTTGTGAAGAAATTCCAAAATCCTGGTCGTCTCATCAGCTCTTTTTGAAAGTCTGGGATTCGCGCGAAGCTTTGGCCAAAATCGCAAAGCGCTTCTACGAAAACGCCTCCGATGAGCTTAAAGTGATTGGCGTGACCGGCACAAACGGCAAGACCACAACCACAGGAATGATCAAGTGTATTTTGGATGCTAATGAAATCAAAACGGGCTTGATCGGCACAACGGGCTACATTATTGGAAATCAGCTTTACGAACTCGATCGAACCACGCCCGATGCGCTCGAGCTGCATCAACTATTTCACAAAATGCTTGAGGCTGGCTGCCGCGCGGTGGTCATGGAAGTTTCATCACATGCACTCGCGCTGAAGCGAACCGCCGGCATTCGTTTCGATATTGCCGTTTTTACCAATCTCACACATGATCATTTGGATTTTCACGGCTCCATGACGGCCTACGCAGATGCCAAAAAATTGCTTTTTGATAATTTAAGCGAAAGTGCTTTTGCCGTCATCAATGCCGATGATGATTATGCAGAAAAAATGGTGAAAGACTGCAAGGCCAACATTGTCCGTTGCGGCGTGATTAATGCGCGGGAAAAAGAACTCGAAAACCCAATCATTGATGTGATGGCGAAAGTCTTTAGCTACACCATCAATGGCACATCGGCCATCATTGCCGATGACAAAAACAGCATGATGCACCAGTTCCGCACGCTCGGCAAGTTCAACATGTACAACACCGTGGAGGCTTACGCCGCCGGCTTAGCATTCGGATTTGATCGAATCCACATCATTCGCGGCTTAATGAAATGCCCACCTGTTCGTGGCAGAATGCAGCAGGTTTGGTCGAAGGATCATCGCTGCGCCATTGTGGATTATTCGCACACACCGGATGCGTTGGAAAACGCGCTGCAAACCATCTGCCTTGTGAAACCGGAAAACGGAAGAATTATTACCCTATTTGGCTGCGGCGGCGATCGCGACAAAGAAAAACGTCCCCTTATGGGAAAAATTGCGGAAGACAATTCGGACATCATCATCATCACATCCGACAATCCTCGTTCCGAAGATCCTGAAAAAATTTTGGACGACATTCAAGCCGGCATTCACAAACAGAACAACTTTTACCGAATCGTCGATCGCGAAACGGCCATTCGCAAAGCCATTACGCTTTTAACGCGCGGCGATGTTGCCCTGATTGCAGGCAAAGGACACGAAACCTATCAGGAAATTGCAGGAAAGAAATTTCATTTTGACGATAAAGAAATCATAGAATCTGTTTTTAGAGAACAAGAAGGGTTGATTTAG